Proteins from one Clupea harengus chromosome 17, Ch_v2.0.2, whole genome shotgun sequence genomic window:
- the nanog gene encoding homeobox protein NANOG, translating to MADWKVPVSYNFNPSYHAYAYGLLYQAGSEQTHPNLNWTEATYNHPGVNGGYYQTQPPHQSPPASPGQVTSNSTAQYPGPMLYFSDTHTQSGRLFLSQNRNIAHYEDQTKESERPSSDNPSDSEAHTPDSWSSGSSREVCIPPGNPATWIKKDTDDETVCGSPDGTEVVSSSITVGDDDPSLKDVRSGQGPVNITQSPPAQTTQTRKAKVRTAFSEGQMNALTHRFSMQRYLTPAEMKTLAGLTGLTYKQVKTWFQNRRMKLKRHQKENGWVSERYANSGYSSVQPASHSQFQADSQALLQDPYSNPQLREAVFKKSPPQPAGFYPNYLQPHSPPQATGRPRGNWPLPNAMTHYEYPSPANFMPHNGNTSINSDDGNGVDVGSSPTHMAMVHSATQWSS from the exons ATGGCGGACTGGAAAGTACCTGTAAGCTACAATTTCAACCCTTCATACCACGCATACGCCTATGGACTACTCTACCAAGCAGGCTCCGAACAAACGCATCCAAACCTGAATTGGACCGAGGCGACCTACAACCATCCCGGTGTCAACGGAGGTTACTACCAGACACAACCGCCACACCAGTCTCCACCTGCGAGCCCAGGACAAGTTACTTCGAACAGCACGGCGCAATACCCTGGTCCTATGCTGTAtttctccgacacacacacccaaagtggcagactctttctctctcaaaatcGCAACATTGCTCATTATGAGGACCAAACAAAGGAGAGTGAGCGACCAAGCAGTGATAACCCCAGTGACTCTGAGGCTCACACACCAG ATTCGTGGAGTTCGGGCAGCAGCAGGGAAGTGTGCATTCCCCCTGGAAATCCCGCAACATGGATCAAGAAAGACACGGACGATGAAACGGTCTGCGGCAGTCCAGATGGCACAGAGGTCGTGTCCAGCTCTATTACAGTTGGGGATGATGACCCCAGCCTGAAAGATGTGAGGTCGGGACAGGGTCCTGTTAACATTACGCAGTCACCACCAGCACAAACTACACAGACCCGCAAGGCGAAGGTACGGACTGCATTTTCTGAGGGCCAGATGAACGCTCTGACCCACCGGTTCAGCATGCAGAGGTACCTCACCCCTGCCGAAATGAAGACCCTAGCTGGACTCACAGGATTAACCTACAAGCAA GTGAAGACGTGGTTTCAAAATAGGAGGATGAAGCTTAAGAGACACCAGAAGGAAAATGGTTGGGTCTCGGAGCGGTATGCCAACTCTGGATACTCCAGTGTACAACCAGCTTCCCATTCTCAG TTCCAGGCGGATTCCCAAGCATTACTTCAGGACCCGTACTCAAACCCACAACTAAGAGAGGCAGTCTTCAAGAAGAGTCCCCCTCAACCTGCAGGCTTCTACCCCAACTACTTGCAACCGCACTCTCCCCCCCAGGCTACGGGCAGGCCTCGGGGCAACTGGCCTCTCCCAAACGCCATGACCCACTACGAGTACCCTAGCCCGGCTAACTTCATGCCCCACAATGGCAACACCAGCATCAACTCTGACGATGGGAACGGAGTGGATGTAGGTAGCAGCCCAACGCACATGGCAATGGTGCACAGCGCCACCCAGTGGTCCTCTTAA
- the tm9sf1 gene encoding transmembrane 9 superfamily member 1 translates to MTPRLGLSGHQYSTGVRRYCVLALCLMFQMGWTASYKQGDSVTLYVNKVGPYHNPQETYHYYTLPVCRPDEVRHKALSLGEVLDGDRMAESLYNIHFRENTDRQTLCQKTLTEKEVEQLREAVEELFYFEFVLDDIPIWGFVGYMEESGFLPHSHKVGLWTHLDFNIEYNGDSVIFANVSVKDVKPVPLDEGAGLSQGSMGGAAGGLTVTHTYSVRWFESPLPHSRRAERLRDYSFFPKTLEIHWLSIINSLVLVVLLLGFVIIILMRVLKNDFARYNVEEDGGCDDLDQGDNGWKIIHTDVFRFPPYKSLLCAVLGVGAQFLTLATGIIIMALLGMFNVHRHGAINSAAIVLYALTSCVSGYCSCSFYTQIHGQRWVWNIILTSSLFSAPLFLTWSVVNSVHWWSGSTQALPASTVLLLLGAWMLVGFPLTVIGGIVGKNRAGSFQAPCRTRNIPRQIPQQPWYKHTAVHMAIGGFLPFSAISVELYYIFATVWGREHYTLYGILLCVFAILLSVGACISVALTYFLLSGEDYRWWWRSVLSTGSTGIFIFVYSVFYYRNRSSMSGAVQSVEFFGYSLLTAMVFSLMLGTVSFLASLAFIRYIYRSLKMD, encoded by the exons ATGACGCCAAGATTGGGTTTATCTGGCCACCAGTACTCCACTGGAGTGAGGAGGTACTGCGTCTTGGCTCTTTGCCTTATGTTCCAAATGGGATGGACGGCGAGCTACAAGCAAGGAGATTCTGTGACCCTCTATGTCAATAAGGTCGGGCCTTACCACAATCCCCAGGAAACGTATCACTACTACACTTTACCTGTCTGTCGGCCTGACGAG GTGCGCCATAAAGCCTTAAGTCTTGGAGAGGTGTTAGATGGAGACAGGATGGCTGAGTCACTATACAACATCCACTTTAGGGAGAACACCGACAGACAAACACTGTGCCAAAAAACCCTCACAGAAAAAGAG GTGGAGCAGCTGAGAGAGGCTGTGGAGGAGCTGTTTTATTTTGAGTTTGTCCTCGATGACATTCCCATCTGGGGTTTTGTGGGCTACATGGAGGAGAGCGGTTTTCTTCCTCACAGCCATAAG GTGGGTCTGTGGACTCATCTAGACTTCAACATCGAGTACAACGGTGACTCTGTGATCTTCGCCAACGTGTCGGTGAAGGACGTCAAGCCCGTCCCCCTGGACGAGGGTGCCGGGCTGAGCCAGGGGAGCATGGGCGGAGCGGCAGGGGGCCTGACGGTGACCCACACGTACAGTGTGCGCTGGTTCGAGAGCCCGCTACCGCACTCGCGGCGGGCAGAGCGCCTGCGGGACTACTCCTTCTTCCCCAAGACGCTGGAGATCCACTGGCTGTCCATCATCAACTCGCTGGTGCTGGTGGTACTGCTGCTGGGCttcgtcatcatcatcctcatgcGAGTGCTGAAGAACGATTTCgccag GTATAACGTAGAGGAAGATGGTGGTTGTGATGACCTGGACCAAGGGGACAATGGCTGGAAGATTATCCACACTGATGTCTTCCGTTTCCCTCCTTACAAAAGTCTGTTGTGTGCCGTGCTGGGTGTCGGCGCGCAGTTTCTGACTCTAGCAACAG GAATAATCATAATGGCGTTACTGGGCATGTTTAATGTCCATCGCCATGGCGCCATCAACTCTGCTGCCATCGTGCTGTATGCCCTGACGAGCTGCGTGTCGGGCTACTGCTCGTGCAGCTTCTACACGCAGATCCACGGCCAGCGCTGGGTCTGGAACATCATCCTCACCTCCAGTCTCTTCTCAG ctcctctcttcctcacgtGGAGCGTGGTGAACTCTGTCCACTGGTGGAGCGGCTCCACCCAGGCGCTGCCCGCCTCCACCGTGCTGCTGTTGCTCGGCGCCTGGATGCTCGTGGGCTTCCCGCTCACCGTCATCGGTGGCATCGTGGGCAAGAATCGGGCGGGCAGCTTCCAGGCGCCCTGCCGCACCCGCAACATCCCCCGACAGATCCCCCAGCAGCCGTGGTACAAGCACACCGCCGTGCACATGGCCATCGGAGGCTTCCTGCCTTTCAG tgccATCTCAGTGGAGCTGTATTACATCTTCGCCACGGTGTGGGGCCGCGAGCACTACACGCTGTACGGCATCCTGCTTTGCGTCTTCGCCATCCTGCTCTCGGTGGGCGCCTGCATCTCGGTGGCGCTCACCTACTTCCTGCTATCGGGTGAGGACTACCGCTGGTGGTGGCGCAGCGTGCTCAGCACGGGCTCCACGGGCATCTTCATCTTCGTCTACTCCGTCTTCTACTACCGAAACCGCTCGAGCATGAGCGGCGCCGTGCAGAGTGTGGAGTTCTTCGGCTACTCGCTGCTCACCGCGATGGTCTTCTCCCTCATGCTGGGCACCGTCTCCTTCTTGGCCTCGCTTGCCTTCATACGCTACATCTACCGGAGCCTTAAGATGGACTGA